In Gammaproteobacteria bacterium, a genomic segment contains:
- the ssb gene encoding single-stranded DNA-binding protein — translation MARGINKVILIGNLGNDPEVKYTASGSAVANVSIATSENWKDKATGENQERTEWHRVVFFGKLAEIVGEYLKKGSQVFVEGRLQTRKWQDKEGQDRYTTEIVANEMQMLGGRGGGGSPDSRAGGETSRASSAPKSAPAPAASAPKDDFDDDIPF, via the coding sequence ATGGCGCGCGGCATCAACAAAGTGATTCTGATCGGCAACCTGGGCAATGATCCGGAGGTGAAATACACCGCCAGCGGCAGCGCGGTGGCCAATGTCAGCATCGCCACCTCGGAAAACTGGAAGGACAAGGCCACGGGCGAGAATCAGGAGCGCACCGAGTGGCACCGCGTCGTGTTCTTCGGCAAGCTCGCCGAGATCGTCGGCGAATATCTCAAGAAAGGCTCGCAGGTTTTCGTCGAGGGCCGCCTGCAGACCCGCAAGTGGCAGGACAAGGAAGGGCAGGATCGTTATACCACCGAGATTGTCGCCAACGAAATGCAGATGCTCGGCGGCCGCGGCGGCGGCGGTTCTCCGGACAGCCGCGCCGGCGGCGAAACGTCGCGCGCAAGCTCCGCCCCCAAATCCGCCCCGGCACCGGCGGCATCCGCCCCCAAGGATGATTTCGACGACGACATCCCGTTCTAA
- a CDS encoding MFS transporter, which yields MTAEKMTRAELGATFNIAGIFFLRMLGLFMITPVLALHAADYRGSTATLIGLALGVHGLTQGILQIPFGALSDRYGRKPIIIVGLLLSAIGTGIAALATSIYTVIAGRALQGAGAVAGALMALAADATRDSQRTKALAIIGISIGTSFSLAFVLGPVLDPHLGMSGLFWLASVLGLGSIFVLFGIPAMPEAAPAEGVGSFSGVLLDPDLTFLNGSVLLLHLLQMAMFVSVPVLLRDAAGLPRAQHWHVYLPALVGATILVLPLLRRVDRSPRADAIFAGAVTVLPLAFTGMALWHGSAIELTLGLLAFFSAFTFLEGNLPSRVSRAAPAARKGAALGVFSTSQYLGIFLGGASGGLISEHYGNPAVLWFCAAVSLFLTVLAIRKCRK from the coding sequence ATGACCGCCGAAAAGATGACCCGCGCCGAACTGGGCGCAACCTTCAACATAGCCGGCATATTCTTCCTGCGCATGCTGGGATTGTTCATGATCACGCCGGTGCTGGCCCTGCACGCCGCCGATTACCGCGGTTCGACCGCCACGCTCATCGGCCTCGCGCTGGGAGTACACGGCCTGACGCAGGGTATTTTGCAAATCCCCTTTGGGGCGCTTTCCGACCGTTACGGCCGCAAGCCCATCATCATCGTGGGTCTTTTGCTGAGCGCAATCGGCACCGGCATCGCCGCCCTGGCCACGAGCATCTACACGGTAATCGCGGGGCGCGCCCTGCAGGGAGCGGGTGCGGTCGCCGGGGCGCTCATGGCACTGGCCGCCGATGCCACCCGCGACAGCCAGCGAACCAAGGCGCTGGCCATCATCGGCATCAGCATCGGCACCTCGTTTTCGCTGGCCTTCGTACTGGGGCCTGTGCTCGACCCGCATCTGGGCATGAGCGGCCTGTTCTGGCTGGCGAGCGTACTCGGTCTGGGGTCCATCTTCGTTCTGTTCGGCATCCCGGCGATGCCCGAGGCGGCGCCTGCCGAGGGTGTGGGTTCATTCTCGGGGGTGTTGCTGGACCCGGATTTGACCTTTCTTAACGGCAGCGTCCTGCTGCTGCATCTGTTGCAGATGGCCATGTTCGTGTCCGTGCCGGTGTTATTGCGGGATGCGGCGGGGCTGCCGCGCGCGCAGCACTGGCATGTCTATCTGCCGGCCCTTGTGGGGGCGACGATCCTTGTGCTGCCGCTCCTGCGTCGCGTGGATCGCAGCCCGCGGGCGGACGCGATATTTGCAGGCGCGGTCACCGTACTGCCGCTGGCATTCACCGGCATGGCCTTGTGGCACGGCAGCGCCATCGAACTGACGCTGGGTCTGCTCGCCTTCTTCAGTGCCTTCACCTTTCTGGAAGGCAACCTTCCGAGCCGGGTGTCGCGGGCGGCGCCGGCGGCGCGCAAGGGCGCGGCGCTGGGCGTGTTCTCCACCAGTCAGTACCTCGGCATCTTTTTAGGCGGCGCCAGCGGCGGCCTGATCAGCGAGCATTATGGCAATCCGGCGGTGCTGTGGTTCTGCGCCGCGGTGTCGTTGTTCTTAACAGTACTGGCTATCCGCAAATGCCGTAAATGA